A portion of the Bacteroides faecium genome contains these proteins:
- a CDS encoding murein L,D-transpeptidase catalytic domain-containing protein, whose translation MKKFILILSILIVMGVGWMAYGRCTASKTVVPAKTEQRLREKAQAAKAYCSKNGYNTNYCFLVDFGIHSGRRRFFVWDMKGDSIKYASLCAHGYGKNSTVSKPVFSNVEGSYCSSLGKYKVGIRSYSKWGINVHYKLHGLEATNDNAFKRIIVLHSYSPMPETEVYPMHLPLGISQGCPVISDNIMRKVDALLKTEKKPVLLWVYD comes from the coding sequence ATGAAGAAGTTTATTTTAATCCTCTCTATTCTTATCGTCATGGGCGTGGGGTGGATGGCGTACGGAAGATGTACTGCCTCCAAGACTGTCGTGCCTGCAAAAACCGAACAACGCTTGCGGGAAAAGGCGCAGGCGGCAAAGGCTTATTGCTCGAAAAACGGATATAATACGAATTACTGCTTCCTGGTGGATTTTGGCATTCATTCGGGAAGAAGGCGGTTCTTTGTCTGGGATATGAAAGGGGATTCTATCAAATATGCCAGTCTGTGCGCGCATGGATACGGTAAGAACAGTACGGTTTCCAAACCTGTTTTCAGTAATGTGGAAGGGAGCTATTGCTCTTCTTTGGGAAAGTATAAGGTAGGAATACGTTCGTACAGTAAGTGGGGAATCAATGTGCATTACAAGTTGCACGGATTGGAAGCGACGAATGACAATGCTTTCAAGCGGATCATCGTCCTTCATTCTTATTCCCCTATGCCCGAAACGGAAGTTTATCCGATGCATCTTCCGTTAGGTATCAGCCAGGGATGCCCTGTAATCTCCGATAATATAATGCGGAAAGTCGATGCATTGCTCAAGACCGAAAAGAAGCCTGTGCTCTTATGGGTCTATGACTAA
- a CDS encoding sigma-70 family RNA polymerase sigma factor has product MRQLKITKSITNRESASLDKYLQEIGREDLITVEEEVELAQRIRKGDRVALEKLTRANLRFVVSVAKQYQNQGLSLPDLINEGNLGLIKAAEKFDETRGFKFISYAVWWIRQSILQALAEQSRIVRLPLNQVGSLNKISKAFSKFEQENERRPSPEELADELEIPVDKISDTLKVSGRHISVDAPFVEGEDNSLLDVLVNDDSPMADRSLVNESLAREIDRALSTLTDREKEIIQMFFGIGQQEMTLEEIGDKFGLTRERVRQIKEKAIRRLRQSNRSKLLKSYLG; this is encoded by the coding sequence ATGAGACAACTAAAGATTACCAAAAGTATCACTAACAGAGAGAGCGCTTCTCTTGACAAGTATTTGCAGGAAATCGGCCGTGAGGACCTGATTACTGTCGAGGAAGAAGTAGAACTCGCTCAACGCATTCGTAAGGGTGACCGTGTGGCATTAGAGAAACTGACACGTGCCAATCTTCGTTTCGTCGTATCTGTGGCCAAACAGTACCAGAACCAGGGTTTGAGTTTGCCTGACTTGATTAATGAAGGCAATTTAGGACTGATTAAGGCTGCCGAAAAGTTTGATGAAACACGTGGATTCAAGTTTATCAGCTACGCTGTATGGTGGATTCGTCAGTCTATTCTGCAAGCATTGGCAGAGCAGTCGCGTATTGTTCGTCTTCCGTTGAACCAGGTAGGTTCGCTGAATAAAATCAGCAAAGCCTTCTCGAAGTTCGAGCAGGAAAACGAGCGGCGTCCGTCTCCTGAGGAGTTGGCAGATGAACTGGAAATCCCCGTTGATAAAATCTCTGATACGCTGAAGGTATCCGGCCGTCATATTTCGGTGGATGCGCCTTTCGTGGAAGGAGAAGACAACAGCCTGCTGGATGTGTTGGTGAACGATGATTCGCCTATGGCGGACCGTTCTCTGGTTAATGAGTCTCTTGCGAGGGAAATTGATAGAGCTCTTTCTACGTTAACCGATAGAGAAAAAGAAATCATTCAGATGTTTTTCGGTATCGGACAACAAGAAATGACGTTAGAGGAAATCGGCGATAAGTTTGGCCTCACACGTGAGCGCGTTCGCCAGATTAAAGAAAAAGCAATTAGAAGACTTAGACAAAGTAATCGTAGTAAATTGCTCAAATCTTACTTGGGATAA
- a CDS encoding clostripain-related cysteine peptidase, whose amino-acid sequence MKKIKILSLFVCLVAFLSACNNDEDEKRGEQLRTVLVYIAGDNSLRSFATEDMAEMTEGMRCVDDKSYNLLVYIDNGSSPKLVRLKKDKKGNVVQDVIAAYEGRNSVDASNMKEVINTAFSAYPAQSYGMVLWSHGEGWLEYENPKTRWWGQDTGGKDYRMNISDLREVLSVAPHLDFILFDACFMQSVEVLYELKEYANYIIGSPTEIPAPGAPYQKVIPAMLSNTTTAVGIGKAYFEFYADENLYTGDLPRGWDLGDPWTAGVSVSVVNTSMLEQLANSTYEIIPKYIKDRQPIAVSNILCYDCRYSTKYYYDFDGLIRSLGSESDEYAAWKSAYDAAVPYWKTTPNNYSSYVGSFSMSGAAGLSTYIFRASNENAVNPFYRQSLQWYSAAGWNETGW is encoded by the coding sequence ATGAAAAAGATTAAAATATTATCACTGTTTGTATGCTTGGTGGCTTTTTTATCTGCTTGTAATAATGATGAAGATGAGAAACGGGGAGAGCAGTTGCGTACGGTTTTGGTTTATATAGCAGGTGATAATTCTCTTCGTTCCTTTGCGACAGAAGATATGGCTGAGATGACTGAAGGTATGCGGTGTGTAGATGATAAATCCTATAATTTATTGGTTTATATTGATAATGGTTCAAGCCCGAAATTGGTCAGACTGAAAAAGGACAAAAAAGGTAATGTTGTGCAAGATGTGATTGCTGCATATGAAGGACGAAATTCTGTGGATGCTTCTAATATGAAAGAAGTTATAAATACGGCATTTTCAGCATATCCTGCTCAAAGTTATGGAATGGTTTTGTGGTCACATGGAGAAGGCTGGCTTGAATATGAAAATCCTAAAACCCGCTGGTGGGGACAAGATACGGGCGGAAAAGATTATAGGATGAATATTTCTGATTTACGTGAGGTGCTGTCTGTTGCTCCTCATTTGGATTTTATTCTTTTCGATGCATGTTTTATGCAATCAGTTGAAGTTCTTTATGAGTTGAAAGAGTATGCAAATTATATTATAGGTTCTCCGACAGAGATACCGGCGCCGGGCGCGCCTTACCAAAAGGTAATTCCGGCTATGCTTTCTAACACAACAACAGCGGTGGGAATCGGAAAGGCTTATTTTGAATTTTATGCGGACGAGAATCTTTATACCGGAGATTTGCCACGTGGTTGGGATTTAGGCGACCCTTGGACTGCAGGAGTCTCGGTTTCTGTTGTCAATACTTCCATGTTGGAGCAGTTGGCTAATAGTACTTATGAAATTATTCCGAAATATATTAAAGACAGGCAACCAATAGCTGTATCAAATATACTTTGTTATGATTGCCGGTATTCGACTAAATATTACTATGATTTTGATGGACTAATACGCTCTTTAGGTAGTGAATCAGATGAATATGCTGCTTGGAAATCAGCTTATGACGCTGCTGTTCCTTATTGGAAAACGACTCCAAATAATTATTCAAGTTATGTTGGCAGTTTTTCTATGAGTGGTGCTGCCGGGCTTTCTACTTATATATTTCGTGCGTCCAATGAGAATGCGGTGAATCCTTTTTATCGCCAATCGCTACAATGGTACTCCGCTGCCGGATGGAATGAAACAGGTTGGTAA
- a CDS encoding C40 family peptidase — MKKNILFFCCLPAILATSLKAQEIRPMPADSAYGVVHISVCNMREEGKFTSGMSTQALLGMPVKVLQYTGWYEIQTPDDYTGWVHRMVITPMSKEQYNEWNRAEKIVVTSHYGFTYEKPDEKSQPVSDVVAGNRLKWEGNKGHFYKVSYPDGRQAYIPKSISQPETKWRASLKQDVESIIETAYTLMGVPYLWAGTSSKGVDCSGLVRTVLFMHDIIIPRDASQQAYVGERIEIAPDFSNVQRGDLVFFGRKATAGRKEGISHVGIYLGDKQFIHALGDVHISSFEPADKNYDEFNTGRLLFAVRFLPSINKEKGMNTTEHNPYYCNKE; from the coding sequence ATGAAGAAAAATATCCTCTTTTTCTGCTGCTTGCCGGCGATTCTTGCCACAAGTCTGAAAGCACAGGAGATACGCCCCATGCCTGCTGATTCGGCCTATGGGGTAGTACATATTTCTGTTTGTAATATGCGCGAAGAAGGTAAGTTTACCTCCGGCATGAGTACGCAAGCATTATTGGGAATGCCCGTCAAAGTGCTTCAATATACGGGCTGGTATGAGATTCAGACACCGGACGACTATACCGGATGGGTACACCGGATGGTAATCACCCCCATGTCTAAAGAACAATATAATGAATGGAATCGTGCGGAAAAGATAGTAGTCACCTCGCATTACGGATTCACCTACGAGAAGCCGGATGAAAAATCACAACCCGTATCTGATGTAGTGGCAGGCAATCGTCTGAAATGGGAAGGAAATAAAGGACATTTCTATAAAGTGTCTTATCCGGACGGTCGGCAAGCTTATATCCCCAAATCTATCTCGCAACCTGAAACCAAATGGAGAGCGTCACTGAAACAGGACGTTGAAAGTATTATCGAAACGGCTTATACCTTGATGGGAGTTCCTTATCTTTGGGCGGGAACTTCTTCGAAAGGAGTAGATTGCAGTGGTTTGGTACGGACGGTGCTGTTCATGCACGATATTATTATTCCGAGAGACGCGTCGCAACAGGCATATGTGGGGGAACGTATCGAGATTGCGCCTGATTTCTCCAATGTGCAACGCGGAGATTTGGTGTTTTTCGGTCGGAAAGCCACTGCCGGACGAAAGGAAGGAATTTCCCATGTGGGTATCTATCTCGGAGATAAGCAGTTTATCCATGCTTTGGGAGATGTGCATATCAGCAGTTTTGAACCTGCGGACAAGAACTATGATGAATTCAACACGGGACGCCTGCTTTTTGCTGTTCGTTTCCTGCCATCTATAAATAAGGAGAAGGGCATGAATACGACGGAACACAATCCCTATTACTGTAATAAAGAATAA
- a CDS encoding YihY/virulence factor BrkB family protein: protein MKKKITDIWKFLTYDIWRITEGEVTRTKFSLYNIIKTIYLCINRFTKDRMANKASALTYSTLLAIVPILAILFAIARGFGFDNLMEHQFRNGFGGNIETTEAILSFVDSYLSQTKGGLFIGVGLVMLLWTVINLVSNIEITFNRIWEVKKARSMYRKITDYFSMFLLMPILIVVSGGLSIFVSTMLKQMDDFVLLAPIMKFLIRLIPFVLTWMMFTGLYIFMPNTKVKFKHAFIAGVLAGTAYQVFQYLYISSQVGVSKYNAIYGSFAALPLFLLWLQISWTICLFGAELTYAGQNIQSFSFDQDTRNISRRYRDFISILIMSLIAKRFEKNEPPYTASEISEEHKIPIRLTNQVLYQLQEIDLIHEVVTDTKSEEIGYQPSMDINQLNVAILLDRLDTYGSENFKIDKDEEFSDEWKVLTESREEYYKKASKVLLKDL from the coding sequence ATGAAGAAGAAAATCACTGATATATGGAAATTCCTTACGTATGACATCTGGCGCATTACGGAAGGAGAAGTGACAAGAACGAAGTTCTCGCTCTACAATATCATTAAAACCATTTATCTCTGTATCAACCGGTTTACGAAAGACCGGATGGCAAATAAAGCATCGGCCCTGACATATAGCACCTTGCTTGCCATTGTCCCGATACTGGCTATCCTGTTCGCCATTGCACGCGGATTCGGATTTGACAATCTGATGGAACATCAGTTCCGCAATGGTTTCGGCGGGAATATAGAAACCACGGAAGCGATTCTCTCTTTCGTTGATTCCTACCTCTCACAAACTAAAGGCGGCCTTTTCATCGGTGTAGGTTTGGTGATGTTACTATGGACGGTCATCAACCTGGTCAGCAATATAGAAATCACATTCAATCGTATTTGGGAAGTAAAGAAAGCACGTTCCATGTATCGCAAGATTACGGATTATTTCTCCATGTTCCTGTTAATGCCGATTCTGATTGTTGTCTCCGGCGGTCTTTCCATTTTTGTAAGTACCATGCTCAAACAAATGGACGATTTCGTACTGTTGGCTCCTATCATGAAATTCCTGATACGGCTCATACCTTTTGTGCTGACCTGGATGATGTTCACGGGACTCTATATCTTTATGCCCAATACCAAAGTGAAATTCAAGCATGCATTCATTGCAGGTGTCCTGGCAGGAACCGCTTATCAGGTATTCCAGTACTTATATATCAGCAGTCAGGTAGGGGTATCGAAATACAATGCCATTTACGGTAGCTTTGCTGCCTTGCCTTTATTCCTGCTTTGGCTGCAAATATCCTGGACTATCTGCCTGTTCGGAGCAGAACTGACATACGCCGGACAGAATATCCAAAGCTTCAGCTTCGACCAGGACACCCGGAATATCAGCCGACGTTACCGGGACTTTATTTCTATTCTGATTATGTCCCTCATCGCCAAACGATTTGAAAAGAACGAGCCGCCATATACCGCCTCGGAAATATCGGAAGAACATAAAATCCCGATCCGGCTCACCAATCAGGTACTTTATCAATTGCAGGAGATAGATTTGATACATGAAGTCGTGACCGACACAAAAAGCGAGGAAATAGGCTACCAGCCGTCAATGGATATTAACCAACTGAACGTAGCCATCCTGCTCGACCGGCTGGACACCTACGGTTCGGAAAACTTCAAGATTGATAAAGACGAAGAATTCAGTGACGAATGGAAAGTGCTGACCGAATCCAGAGAGGAATACTATAAAAAGGCAAGCAAGGTATTACTGAAAGATTTGTAA
- a CDS encoding trypsin-like peptidase domain-containing protein: MKQTTKNILGVGAIVLLSSGVAGLTTYKLLQSNKAATETSFNEMFKQNPNVKLAAFDAVNAQPIDLTQAAENSLHAVVHIRSTQEAKTRTVQQAPDIFDFFFGDGRGQQRQVQSQPRVGFGSGVIISKDGYIVTNNHVIDGADEISVKLNDNREFKGRVIGTDPSTDLALVKIEGDDFPTIPVGDSEALKVGEWVLAVGNPFNLNSTVTAGIVSAKARSLGVYSGGIESFIQTDAAINQGNSGGALVNAKGELVGINSVLSSPTGAYAGYGFAIPTSIMTKVIADLKQYGTVQRALLGIRGGSIGSSLMDDRQPIDKSGKTLADKAKELGVVDGVWVSEIVENGSASGADIKVDDVIIGLDNKKVSNMADLQEAIAKHRPGDKVKVKLMRDKKEKTVEVTLKNEQGTTKIVKDAGMEILGAAFKELPDDVKKQLNLGYGLQVTGVSSGKMSDAGVRKGFIILKANDQPMRKVSDLEEVMKAAVKSPNQVLFLTGVFPSGKRGYFAVDLTQE, translated from the coding sequence ATGAAACAGACAACAAAGAACATTCTGGGAGTAGGAGCAATCGTTCTTCTTAGCTCAGGAGTTGCAGGATTGACAACCTACAAATTGTTGCAATCCAACAAGGCTGCCACAGAGACATCTTTTAATGAGATGTTCAAGCAGAATCCCAATGTGAAATTGGCTGCTTTTGATGCTGTGAACGCTCAACCTATCGATTTGACCCAGGCTGCGGAAAACTCTCTTCATGCTGTTGTACATATAAGGTCTACCCAAGAAGCTAAAACAAGAACTGTTCAGCAGGCGCCGGACATCTTCGATTTCTTCTTCGGTGACGGACGCGGACAGCAACGCCAGGTACAATCTCAACCTCGTGTAGGTTTCGGTTCGGGAGTTATCATCTCTAAAGATGGTTATATCGTAACGAACAACCACGTAATTGACGGTGCTGATGAAATCAGTGTGAAGCTGAATGACAACCGTGAATTCAAAGGACGTGTGATTGGTACTGACCCCAGCACTGACCTTGCATTGGTGAAAATCGAAGGGGATGATTTTCCGACTATTCCGGTAGGAGACTCCGAAGCATTAAAAGTAGGAGAGTGGGTATTGGCAGTAGGTAACCCGTTCAATTTGAACTCTACTGTAACCGCCGGTATCGTAAGTGCAAAAGCACGTTCGTTGGGAGTATATAGTGGTGGTATAGAATCATTCATCCAGACGGATGCCGCTATCAACCAGGGTAACAGTGGTGGTGCATTGGTCAATGCCAAAGGTGAATTGGTGGGTATCAACTCCGTGCTTTCTTCTCCGACAGGAGCATACGCTGGATATGGCTTCGCTATCCCGACCAGCATTATGACGAAAGTTATTGCCGACCTGAAACAATATGGAACTGTACAACGTGCATTGCTTGGTATCCGTGGCGGCTCTATCGGTAGCAGCTTGATGGACGACCGTCAGCCGATTGACAAATCCGGTAAGACATTGGCGGATAAAGCCAAAGAACTGGGTGTCGTAGATGGCGTATGGGTTTCTGAAATCGTTGAAAACGGTTCTGCATCCGGTGCTGACATCAAAGTAGATGACGTAATTATCGGTCTGGACAACAAGAAAGTGTCCAATATGGCAGACTTGCAGGAAGCTATCGCTAAACATCGTCCGGGTGATAAGGTGAAAGTGAAACTGATGCGTGACAAGAAGGAAAAGACCGTCGAAGTGACGTTGAAGAACGAACAAGGTACTACCAAGATTGTGAAAGACGCAGGTATGGAAATCCTGGGAGCTGCTTTCAAAGAGTTGCCGGATGACGTGAAGAAGCAATTGAATCTGGGCTACGGTCTGCAAGTGACAGGAGTTTCTTCCGGCAAGATGTCAGACGCGGGAGTTCGCAAAGGATTCATCATCCTGAAAGCAAACGACCAGCCGATGCGCAAAGTCAGCGACCTCGAAGAAGTAATGAAAGCTGCTGTTAAATCACCGAACCAGGTATTGTTCCTGACAGGTGTGTTCCCGTCCGGTAAACGCGGATACTTCGCAGTTGACTTGACTCAAGAATAA
- a CDS encoding dipeptide epimerase, giving the protein MQNRRDFLKTAALAALGSGLVVRQTLAGELSPSTIHINKLGLGGKMKMKFFPYELKLRHVFTVATYSRTTTPDVQVEIEYEGITGYGEASMPPYLGETVESVMNFLKRVDLEQFNDPFQLEDILSYVDSLSPKDTAAKAAVDIALHDLVGKLLGAPWYKIWGLNKEKTPSTTFTIGIDTPDVVREKTRECADRFNILKVKLGRDNDKEMIETIRSVTDLPIAVDANQGWKDRQYALDMIHWLKEKGIVMIEQPMPKEQLDDIAWITQQSPLPIFADESLQRLTDVAALKGAFTGINIKLMKCTGMREAWKMVTLAHALGMRVMVGCMTETSCAVSAASQFSPLVDFADLDGNLLISNDRFKGVEVVKGKITLNDLPGIGVMKI; this is encoded by the coding sequence ATGCAAAACAGAAGAGACTTCTTGAAAACGGCGGCATTGGCTGCATTAGGTTCGGGTTTAGTGGTTCGTCAGACATTAGCCGGAGAACTGTCACCATCTACGATTCATATCAATAAGCTCGGCTTGGGCGGAAAGATGAAAATGAAGTTTTTCCCTTATGAGTTGAAGTTGAGACATGTATTTACGGTAGCGACTTATTCGCGTACTACGACTCCCGATGTGCAGGTGGAAATAGAATATGAAGGAATAACCGGATACGGAGAGGCTTCTATGCCACCTTATTTGGGAGAAACGGTAGAGTCCGTAATGAATTTCCTGAAGAGAGTGGATTTGGAGCAGTTTAATGACCCTTTTCAGTTAGAGGACATCTTGTCATACGTTGACAGTCTGTCGCCGAAAGATACAGCCGCCAAAGCAGCGGTGGATATTGCTCTCCATGATTTGGTGGGGAAGCTGTTGGGTGCTCCCTGGTATAAGATATGGGGGCTGAATAAGGAAAAGACACCGTCTACCACCTTTACGATAGGTATTGATACCCCCGACGTGGTGCGTGAGAAGACCAGAGAGTGCGCAGACCGCTTTAATATATTAAAGGTAAAGCTGGGGCGGGACAATGATAAGGAGATGATTGAAACCATCCGTTCAGTGACAGATCTTCCGATAGCCGTAGATGCCAATCAGGGCTGGAAAGACCGCCAATATGCACTCGATATGATTCACTGGCTGAAAGAAAAAGGAATTGTGATGATAGAACAACCTATGCCGAAAGAGCAGTTGGATGATATTGCCTGGATAACGCAACAGAGCCCGTTGCCGATATTTGCTGACGAGTCCTTGCAACGCCTGACAGATGTGGCGGCATTGAAAGGCGCTTTCACGGGAATCAATATCAAGTTGATGAAATGCACCGGTATGCGCGAAGCGTGGAAGATGGTGACATTGGCACACGCGCTCGGTATGCGTGTCATGGTAGGCTGTATGACGGAGACTTCCTGTGCTGTTTCCGCAGCTTCCCAATTCTCGCCATTAGTGGATTTTGCCGACTTGGACGGCAATTTGCTTATCTCTAACGACCGCTTTAAAGGGGTAGAGGTGGTGAAGGGGAAAATCACCCTGAATGATTTGCCCGGAATCGGTGTCATGAAAATCTAG